A single window of Anaerocolumna chitinilytica DNA harbors:
- a CDS encoding AEC family transporter translates to MSLAVIALNQILIMFLIMVLGFFCYKIKIINQETNKKLSDFLLLIVNPLLIFNSYQRDFNKELLNGLAISFALAIISHIVAIGGAWLLVRGKNKQDIPLERFSCIYSNCGFMGIPLVNSLYGSEGVFYLTAYMTVFNLLVWTHGVILMTGHRNLKALVKTLISPTFIASIAGLIFFLLTIRTPGILFHSMDYVASMNTPLAMLIAGVTLAQSEIKKIFRKGRIYLIIFIKQFAIPLVLLLMYFRLPFDHKVITTAVLASGCPVAATGTLFALRYNKNHLYASELYSVSTLAAIVTIPIIMLIAGFILK, encoded by the coding sequence ATGTCACTAGCAGTAATTGCATTGAATCAAATATTAATTATGTTTCTAATTATGGTTTTGGGTTTCTTTTGCTATAAGATAAAGATAATAAATCAAGAGACCAATAAAAAGCTTTCTGACTTTCTGCTTCTGATTGTAAATCCTCTTTTAATCTTTAATTCCTATCAAAGAGATTTTAATAAAGAATTGCTTAATGGATTAGCCATATCCTTTGCATTGGCAATTATCAGCCATATAGTTGCTATTGGTGGAGCATGGCTGTTAGTGAGAGGAAAGAATAAACAAGATATTCCCTTGGAGCGGTTTTCTTGTATTTATTCCAACTGTGGTTTCATGGGAATTCCTTTAGTTAACAGTCTGTATGGAAGTGAAGGTGTTTTTTATCTGACAGCCTATATGACTGTATTTAATCTTTTGGTTTGGACTCATGGCGTCATTCTTATGACCGGGCACAGGAATCTGAAAGCTTTGGTTAAGACATTGATTTCGCCGACGTTTATTGCCAGTATTGCAGGGCTGATTTTTTTCCTTCTTACCATCAGGACTCCGGGAATACTATTTCACTCTATGGATTATGTCGCATCAATGAATACGCCTCTTGCTATGTTAATTGCAGGAGTAACTCTGGCACAGTCTGAAATTAAGAAAATATTCCGAAAAGGAAGGATATATCTGATTATTTTTATCAAACAGTTTGCTATACCCTTGGTTTTACTTTTGATGTATTTTAGACTGCCTTTTGACCATAAGGTTATTACAACGGCCGTATTAGCCTCAGGCTGCCCTGTAGCTGCCACAGGCACACTGTTTGCCCTTCGCTATAATAAGAACCATCTATACGCCTCTGAGCTCTATTCAGTGAGTACCCTGGCAGCGATTGTTACAATTCCTATCATAATGTTGATTGCAGGTTTCATATTAAAATAG
- the nifJ gene encoding pyruvate:ferredoxin (flavodoxin) oxidoreductase: MARKMKTMDGNNAAAHVSYAFTDVAAIYPITPSSVMAEVTDAWSAQGRKNIFGHEVQVTEMQSEAGAAGTVHGSLQAGALTTTYTASQGLLLMIPNMYKIAGELLPCVIDVSARALASHALSIFGDHSDVYACRQTGFAMLCSGNVQEVMDLGAVAHLSTIKGRVPFLHFFDGFRTSHEIQKIETWDYEDLKEMTDMDAVAAFRKRALNPEHPVTRGTAQNPDIFFQAREACNPYYDAIPGIVEDYMNKVNEKIGTDYKLFNYYGAADATHVIIAMGSVCDTIEETIDYLTAKGEKIGLIKVRLFRPFSVKHLLDVIPDSVTQISVLDRTKEPGALGEPLWLDVVAALKETKFKDIPVFSGRYGLGSKDTTPAQIATVYKNAEKKKFTIGIVDDVTHLSLDVKEKINTTPEATISCKFWGLGADGTVGANKNSIKIIGDHTDMYAQAYFDYDSKKSGGITTSHLRFGKAPIKSTYLVSQANFVACHNPSYVRKYNMVQDLKDGGSFLLNCGWTMEEIEAHLPGQVKRYIAEHNIKFYTIDGISIGKEIGLGGRINTVLQAAFFKLANIIPVDDAVKYMKAAATASYSKKGEAVVKMNHDAIDRGITDVKEVQVPASWANAEDESIVSVATGSRKEIVDYVNNIQNVVNSQNGYSLPVSTFVEAADGTFPLGSAAFEKRGIAVDVPSWHPENCIQCNFCSYVCPHASIRPVAMTEEQAANAPEGSVNVDLTGMPGFKFAISVSALDCQGCGSCVNVCPGKKGEKALTMESLDSQLESQKLFDYGVEIGYPDEVVTKFKETTVKGSQFKKPLLEFSGACAGCGETPYAKLATQLFGDRMYISNATGCSSIWGGSAPSTPYTVNKEGKGPAWANSLFEDNAEYGYGMALAQKALRKRLISSVEALSAVVEKEDIKAACEQYLATKDTGALNGAASTELIAALESCSCDNEDRANILANKDFLSKKSQWIFGGDGWAYDIGFGGLDHVIASGEDVNILVFDTEVYSNTGGQSSKSTPTGAIAQFAAAGKEVKKKDLAAIAMSYGYVYVAQIAQGADYNQCVKAFVEAESYNGPSIIIAYAPCINHGIKGGMKGAQTEEKRAVACGYWHLFRFDPRLEAQGKNPFQLDSKEPTADYQEFLASEVRYSSLARSNPDRAKELFERSEASAKAKYKKLVRLASWED; this comes from the coding sequence ATGGCTAGAAAAATGAAAACCATGGATGGAAATAATGCTGCGGCACATGTCTCCTATGCATTTACCGATGTTGCGGCCATCTATCCAATCACACCATCTTCAGTTATGGCTGAAGTTACTGACGCATGGTCTGCGCAGGGAAGAAAGAACATATTCGGACATGAAGTACAGGTTACCGAAATGCAATCCGAAGCAGGCGCTGCTGGTACCGTTCACGGTTCCTTACAGGCAGGTGCTTTAACAACTACTTATACCGCTTCACAGGGCTTACTTTTAATGATTCCTAACATGTACAAAATCGCAGGTGAATTACTTCCCTGTGTTATTGACGTTTCTGCCCGTGCTTTAGCAAGCCACGCACTGTCAATCTTCGGTGACCATTCCGACGTATATGCTTGCCGTCAGACAGGCTTTGCAATGCTTTGCTCCGGTAATGTACAGGAAGTTATGGACTTAGGCGCTGTTGCTCATCTTTCCACAATTAAGGGACGTGTTCCTTTCCTTCACTTCTTCGACGGTTTCAGAACTTCTCACGAAATTCAGAAAATCGAAACATGGGATTATGAAGACTTAAAAGAAATGACTGATATGGATGCTGTAGCTGCTTTCCGTAAACGTGCTTTAAATCCTGAGCACCCTGTAACCCGCGGTACTGCACAGAACCCTGATATCTTCTTCCAGGCTAGAGAAGCTTGTAATCCTTACTACGATGCTATTCCTGGTATTGTAGAAGATTATATGAATAAAGTTAACGAAAAGATCGGAACAGATTATAAGCTGTTCAACTACTATGGTGCTGCTGATGCAACTCATGTAATCATTGCTATGGGTTCCGTATGCGATACCATTGAAGAGACAATTGATTACTTAACAGCTAAGGGTGAAAAGATTGGTTTAATCAAGGTTAGACTTTTCAGACCTTTCTCTGTAAAGCATTTATTAGATGTTATTCCTGATTCTGTTACTCAGATCAGCGTACTTGATAGAACAAAAGAGCCCGGCGCTCTTGGCGAGCCTTTATGGTTAGACGTTGTTGCTGCCTTAAAGGAAACGAAATTCAAAGATATCCCTGTATTCTCCGGCCGTTATGGTTTAGGTTCCAAGGATACAACACCTGCTCAGATTGCTACTGTTTACAAAAACGCTGAGAAGAAGAAATTCACAATCGGTATTGTAGATGATGTAACACACCTTTCCCTCGATGTGAAAGAAAAAATCAACACAACTCCTGAAGCAACTATCAGCTGCAAATTCTGGGGACTTGGTGCTGATGGTACCGTAGGTGCTAACAAGAACTCCATCAAGATTATCGGTGACCATACAGACATGTATGCTCAGGCATATTTTGATTATGACTCCAAGAAATCCGGTGGTATCACTACTTCCCACTTACGTTTCGGTAAAGCTCCTATTAAGTCTACATACCTTGTAAGCCAGGCTAACTTCGTTGCCTGCCACAATCCATCCTATGTTAGAAAGTACAACATGGTTCAGGATTTAAAGGATGGCGGATCATTCTTACTTAACTGCGGATGGACCATGGAAGAAATCGAAGCTCATTTACCCGGACAGGTTAAGCGTTATATCGCTGAACATAACATTAAGTTCTATACCATCGACGGTATCAGCATCGGTAAAGAAATCGGTCTTGGCGGACGTATCAACACCGTATTACAGGCAGCTTTCTTTAAATTAGCTAACATCATTCCTGTAGATGATGCTGTTAAATACATGAAAGCAGCTGCTACCGCTTCTTACAGCAAGAAGGGTGAAGCTGTTGTTAAGATGAACCATGATGCTATCGATCGTGGTATCACTGATGTAAAAGAAGTACAGGTTCCTGCTTCCTGGGCTAACGCAGAAGATGAAAGTATCGTAAGCGTTGCTACAGGTTCCAGAAAAGAAATCGTAGATTATGTAAATAACATTCAGAACGTAGTAAACTCCCAGAATGGTTACAGCCTTCCCGTTTCAACTTTCGTTGAAGCAGCTGATGGTACCTTCCCTCTTGGCTCTGCTGCATTTGAAAAACGTGGTATTGCTGTAGATGTTCCTAGCTGGCATCCGGAAAACTGTATCCAGTGTAACTTCTGCTCTTATGTTTGCCCTCATGCTTCCATTCGTCCTGTTGCTATGACAGAAGAGCAGGCTGCTAATGCTCCTGAAGGTTCTGTTAATGTTGATTTAACAGGTATGCCCGGATTCAAATTCGCTATCTCCGTATCTGCACTGGATTGCCAGGGCTGCGGTTCTTGCGTAAATGTATGTCCTGGTAAGAAGGGTGAAAAAGCTCTTACAATGGAAAGCTTAGACAGCCAGTTAGAATCACAGAAATTATTTGATTATGGTGTTGAAATTGGATATCCTGACGAAGTTGTTACTAAGTTTAAGGAAACAACCGTTAAGGGAAGCCAGTTCAAGAAACCTTTACTTGAGTTCTCCGGCGCTTGCGCAGGCTGTGGTGAAACACCTTATGCAAAACTTGCTACTCAGTTATTCGGAGACAGAATGTACATCTCCAATGCTACCGGATGCTCTTCAATCTGGGGCGGCAGTGCACCTTCCACTCCTTATACCGTAAATAAAGAAGGCAAAGGACCCGCTTGGGCTAACTCCTTATTCGAAGACAATGCAGAGTACGGCTATGGTATGGCTCTTGCACAGAAAGCTCTCAGAAAACGTCTTATCTCTTCTGTAGAAGCACTTTCTGCTGTTGTTGAAAAAGAAGATATCAAAGCTGCTTGCGAGCAGTACCTTGCTACAAAAGATACCGGAGCTTTAAACGGAGCTGCTTCCACAGAATTAATCGCTGCTCTTGAGAGCTGCAGCTGTGATAACGAAGACAGAGCTAATATCTTAGCAAACAAAGATTTCTTATCCAAGAAATCCCAGTGGATCTTCGGTGGTGACGGATGGGCTTATGATATCGGCTTCGGCGGATTAGACCATGTAATTGCCAGCGGTGAAGATGTTAACATCTTAGTATTCGATACAGAAGTTTACTCCAATACAGGCGGACAGTCCTCCAAGTCTACACCTACCGGCGCTATCGCTCAGTTCGCTGCTGCTGGTAAAGAAGTTAAGAAGAAGGACTTAGCTGCTATCGCAATGAGCTATGGTTATGTATACGTAGCACAGATCGCTCAGGGTGCTGATTACAACCAGTGTGTAAAAGCATTCGTAGAAGCTGAAAGCTATAACGGACCTTCCATTATTATCGCTTATGCTCCTTGTATCAACCATGGTATCAAAGGTGGTATGAAGGGCGCTCAGACAGAAGAGAAACGTGCAGTTGCTTGCGGATACTGGCACTTATTCCGTTTCGATCCTCGTCTTGAAGCTCAGGGCAAGAATCCATTCCAGTTAGACTCCAAAGAGCCTACTGCTGATTATCAGGAATTCCTTGCAAGCGAAGTAAGATACAGCTCTCTTGCACGTTCCAATCCGGATAGAGCAAAAGAATTGTTTGAAAGATCTGAAGCCAGTGCAAAAGCTAAGTACAAGAAACTTGTACGTCTTGCTTCCTGGGAAGATTAA
- a CDS encoding Gfo/Idh/MocA family protein, translated as MERKVKVGIIGCGGIANGKHMPSLSKLADVEMVAFCDLVEEKAIKAKEKYGTPDAKVYTDYQELLKDTEIEVVHVCTPNRSHAPISIDSLHAGKHVMCEKPMAKTAEDARKMVAAAKETGKKLTIGYQHRHKPESIYLKSVIERGDLGEIYLAKAYAVRRRGTPNWGVFLNEYEQGGGPLIDIGTHSLDVTLYLMNNYEPKMVVGTKYKKVNNPECGNPWGGWKEGENTMEDSAFGFIVMKNGATIILESSWALNTIEPIPEGSTVLCGTDAGAQIKGGVTINKGEFNRLVEIKPDLSSGGVAFYEGISDNPAEVEARRWIDAVKNDTEVVVKPEQACVVSEILEAIYTSAKTGQPVYFD; from the coding sequence ATGGAGAGAAAAGTTAAAGTTGGAATTATTGGCTGCGGCGGCATCGCAAATGGAAAACATATGCCTTCCTTAAGCAAATTGGCCGATGTAGAAATGGTTGCTTTTTGTGACCTTGTAGAGGAAAAAGCAATTAAGGCAAAGGAGAAATACGGCACACCTGACGCTAAGGTTTATACGGATTATCAGGAACTGTTAAAGGATACGGAAATCGAAGTAGTTCATGTTTGCACCCCTAACCGTTCCCATGCACCGATATCTATCGATTCCCTTCATGCAGGTAAGCATGTAATGTGCGAGAAGCCTATGGCAAAAACTGCAGAAGATGCAAGAAAAATGGTTGCAGCAGCAAAAGAAACAGGCAAGAAATTAACCATTGGATATCAGCACAGACATAAACCGGAATCAATCTACTTAAAGAGTGTTATCGAAAGAGGAGATTTAGGAGAGATTTATCTTGCGAAAGCCTATGCCGTAAGAAGAAGAGGAACACCTAATTGGGGTGTATTCTTAAATGAATATGAGCAGGGCGGCGGACCTTTAATTGATATCGGAACCCACTCCCTGGATGTAACTTTATATCTTATGAATAACTATGAGCCTAAAATGGTTGTAGGAACAAAGTATAAGAAAGTAAACAATCCGGAATGCGGCAATCCTTGGGGCGGCTGGAAAGAAGGAGAAAACACCATGGAAGATTCCGCTTTCGGCTTTATCGTAATGAAAAACGGAGCAACTATCATCCTGGAATCCAGCTGGGCATTGAATACCATTGAGCCTATTCCGGAAGGTAGTACCGTTCTTTGCGGTACAGATGCAGGAGCACAGATTAAAGGCGGCGTTACCATTAATAAAGGTGAGTTTAACAGATTAGTTGAGATTAAGCCGGATTTATCCAGCGGTGGCGTAGCTTTCTATGAAGGTATCTCCGATAATCCTGCTGAAGTAGAAGCAAGACGTTGGATTGATGCTGTTAAGAATGATACAGAAGTAGTTGTAAAACCCGAGCAGGCTTGTGTAGTTTCTGAAATTCTGGAAGCTATCTATACCTCCGCTAAGACTGGTCAGCCGGTATACTTTGATTAA
- a CDS encoding cob(I)yrinic acid a,c-diamide adenosyltransferase, translating into MKKGLIHLYCGEGKGKTTAAAGLSIRAAGCGMKVVFLQFLKAMESGEIEILRNIDNMTVIRNEEDYGFFNRMTEEEKEAITELHNNNLKQALALVDKGQCDLLVLDEACAAYNHNLLDRALVENLIQNKKEALELVLTGRDPAPLFVEYADYVSEIRKIKHPYDKNIIARKGIEY; encoded by the coding sequence ATGAAAAAGGGACTAATTCATTTATATTGTGGTGAAGGAAAAGGGAAAACAACAGCAGCAGCAGGTCTTAGTATACGGGCAGCCGGATGTGGTATGAAAGTTGTATTTTTGCAGTTTTTAAAGGCAATGGAATCCGGTGAAATTGAAATCTTAAGAAATATAGATAATATGACTGTAATTCGAAATGAAGAAGATTACGGATTCTTTAACCGGATGACAGAGGAAGAGAAGGAGGCTATAACAGAGCTTCATAACAATAATCTAAAGCAGGCTCTTGCTTTGGTAGATAAAGGACAATGTGATCTGCTTGTTTTAGACGAAGCCTGTGCCGCTTATAACCATAACCTGTTAGACAGGGCTTTAGTGGAAAACTTAATTCAAAATAAAAAAGAAGCCCTTGAGCTGGTATTGACAGGACGGGACCCGGCTCCATTATTCGTGGAATATGCGGATTATGTATCAGAAATTCGCAAAATAAAGCATCCTTATGATAAAAATATAATTGCCAGAAAAGGGATTGAATATTAA
- a CDS encoding cold-shock protein — protein sequence MNNGIVKWFNSQKGYGFITNDNGGDDVFVHFSAIESNGFKSLDEGQRVTFDIEKDPKNNKIKASNVRVA from the coding sequence ATGAACAATGGTATAGTAAAATGGTTTAATTCACAAAAAGGTTATGGCTTTATAACAAACGATAATGGCGGAGATGATGTATTCGTACACTTTTCAGCAATTGAATCCAATGGTTTTAAAAGTCTTGATGAAGGTCAGAGAGTAACCTTTGATATTGAAAAAGACCCTAAAAACAACAAGATCAAAGCTTCTAATGTTAGAGTAGCATAA
- a CDS encoding O-antigen ligase family protein: protein MAAAASIFLPYMISGIILVSIAIYIAINKQTREVCLEHKEFRAVLGFQLFFQVISLIYGNWMGVLGGFAFTLAAILGIFQYHVMTAKLYEKCLNIMCVFSCFSTVYALVEQVLINNHELHYERVCSLFFYPNYFATISATIVLICAYKLLTKQGNPYIFYIAIVMNLINIYLSQSMFGWVEVLAGVSVMLLVLRYYRLLASFVGVAVLGIAAILFVNPDIIPRVSQANLTLSMRFQIWQNAIAYIKEAPLFGKGVLTYAYSTLQTGKIVAHSHSIVLESLLNYGFLGSAVLAAAVGKYLMSILKRCYYQRNTKITSLILGVMGAALVHGLTDITLMWLQTLPLFIFLLAGAGAFKAETAAVKKIAAVADSSLYERIPGYMVQKVTPVIVYCKKSCDNSKELLISKENVKERASA from the coding sequence ATGGCTGCGGCAGCATCTATATTTCTGCCTTATATGATATCCGGAATCATATTGGTTTCAATAGCTATTTATATAGCCATAAATAAACAGACACGAGAAGTATGCCTGGAGCATAAAGAATTTAGAGCTGTCTTAGGCTTTCAGTTATTCTTTCAGGTGATATCTCTGATTTATGGTAACTGGATGGGTGTTTTAGGGGGCTTTGCCTTTACACTGGCAGCGATACTTGGAATCTTTCAGTACCATGTTATGACTGCAAAACTCTATGAGAAGTGTTTAAACATCATGTGTGTATTCAGCTGCTTTTCAACAGTCTATGCATTGGTTGAACAGGTATTGATAAATAATCATGAGCTTCATTATGAACGAGTATGCAGCTTATTCTTTTATCCGAATTATTTTGCAACGATATCAGCTACCATTGTATTAATCTGTGCTTATAAATTACTTACAAAACAAGGAAATCCATATATATTTTATATTGCAATCGTGATGAATCTGATTAACATCTATTTGAGCCAGAGTATGTTTGGATGGGTGGAAGTATTAGCAGGTGTTTCAGTAATGCTGCTGGTGCTTCGTTATTACCGTTTGCTGGCATCCTTTGTAGGTGTTGCAGTTCTTGGTATTGCGGCTATTTTGTTTGTGAATCCGGACATTATACCAAGAGTATCTCAGGCCAATCTGACACTCAGCATGCGTTTTCAGATATGGCAGAACGCTATTGCGTACATCAAAGAAGCACCTTTATTCGGCAAAGGAGTTTTAACCTATGCGTACAGTACCCTTCAGACAGGAAAGATTGTTGCGCATTCCCACAGTATTGTACTAGAATCTCTGTTGAATTACGGATTCCTTGGAAGCGCTGTTTTAGCCGCAGCCGTAGGAAAATACCTTATGAGTATATTAAAGAGATGCTACTACCAAAGAAATACAAAGATTACTTCCCTTATACTGGGAGTAATGGGAGCAGCCCTTGTTCATGGTCTCACAGACATTACACTTATGTGGCTCCAGACTCTCCCCTTGTTTATATTCCTGTTAGCAGGAGCAGGTGCCTTCAAGGCAGAAACCGCTGCCGTTAAGAAAATTGCAGCAGTTGCAGATAGCAGTCTATATGAAAGAATACCAGGATATATGGTTCAGAAAGTCACACCAGTAATTGTCTACTGCAAAAAATCCTGTGATAACTCCAAGGAATTGCTGATAAGCAAGGAAAATGTAAAAGAAAGAGCTAGCGCCTAG
- a CDS encoding Gfo/Idh/MocA family protein has translation MNIAIISYWHVHAEGYTKEIIEKTDSKVVAVWDEEEERGKSYAEKFQAAFYKNYDELLANKEIDGVVITAPTSMHKELIIKAVKAGKKVFSEKVLALTTADCLEIKEALDSQGSDITLSLVKKCDSSFRFAKELVEKGSLGRITYARMRNVHDGSIGDWLPEHFYNREQCGGGAMIDLGAHPMYLLAWILGTPVSVQSLFTELTGHGVEDNAVSLIEFADGAIGVSETGFVSRYTPAILEISGTKGTLIIGENIRYATTETEGKWVTPEQLPETLPSPLVMWAKGQTEGMEDFGIESSITLTKMMEAAYGSQATGKKTAIS, from the coding sequence ATGAATATAGCAATAATTAGTTACTGGCACGTTCATGCAGAAGGCTATACCAAAGAAATAATTGAAAAGACTGACAGTAAGGTTGTAGCTGTCTGGGATGAAGAAGAGGAAAGAGGAAAGAGCTATGCCGAAAAGTTCCAGGCAGCTTTCTATAAGAACTATGATGAGCTTCTGGCAAATAAAGAGATTGACGGTGTAGTAATTACCGCTCCAACCTCCATGCATAAAGAACTTATCATAAAAGCTGTAAAAGCGGGAAAGAAAGTATTCAGTGAGAAAGTTCTTGCTCTTACCACCGCAGACTGTTTGGAAATAAAAGAAGCACTTGACAGTCAGGGCAGTGACATCACACTTTCTTTAGTTAAAAAGTGTGATAGCAGCTTCCGATTTGCCAAAGAACTGGTTGAAAAGGGAAGCCTTGGACGTATTACCTATGCCAGAATGAGAAATGTTCATGACGGAAGCATTGGCGATTGGCTGCCGGAGCATTTTTATAACAGGGAACAGTGCGGCGGAGGTGCCATGATTGATTTAGGTGCTCATCCTATGTATCTATTAGCATGGATTCTTGGAACCCCGGTAAGCGTTCAGTCACTCTTTACGGAACTGACAGGACATGGTGTGGAGGATAATGCAGTTTCCTTAATAGAATTCGCAGATGGGGCTATTGGTGTCTCAGAGACAGGTTTTGTATCCCGTTACACTCCTGCTATCTTAGAAATCAGTGGTACAAAAGGAACTCTTATCATTGGAGAAAATATCCGTTATGCCACAACAGAGACAGAAGGCAAATGGGTTACTCCCGAGCAATTACCTGAAACACTTCCTTCTCCGTTAGTTATGTGGGCAAAAGGCCAGACAGAGGGTATGGAGGATTTCGGTATCGAGTCATCCATTACTCTTACAAAGATGATGGAAGCAGCTTATGGATCACAAGCTACCGGAAAGAAAACAGCTATAAGCTAG
- a CDS encoding sugar phosphate isomerase/epimerase family protein yields the protein MDIAIQLYSVHTETEKDYKTAVAKVAEVGFQGVEFAGYGGLSADEMAAFLKENNLYSVGAHVGAERIRDSFLEELEYHKTIGSKYIICPYAPLKSVEEVKELAEVLNNAAKQAAGSGIKVGYHNHAHEFEVLDGKYALDLLAEYTNDDVILELDVFWAAYAGVDPLTYIKRLGKKIELIHMKQINEAKENVDMSEGCIDMKAIKDTAEYATHFVLEHEEYDKPIWDSIKNDYDFLSQI from the coding sequence ATGGATATTGCAATACAGCTTTATTCTGTTCATACAGAGACAGAAAAGGACTATAAAACAGCAGTAGCTAAAGTGGCAGAGGTTGGTTTTCAGGGCGTGGAATTTGCAGGTTATGGCGGATTGTCAGCTGATGAGATGGCAGCTTTCTTAAAAGAGAATAATCTCTATTCCGTGGGAGCACATGTTGGTGCTGAAAGGATTCGAGACAGCTTCTTAGAGGAACTGGAATATCACAAGACCATTGGTTCAAAATACATTATATGCCCTTATGCCCCTTTAAAGAGTGTTGAAGAGGTCAAGGAATTGGCAGAAGTATTAAATAATGCGGCAAAGCAGGCAGCAGGCAGCGGCATTAAGGTAGGCTACCATAATCATGCCCATGAGTTTGAAGTACTTGATGGAAAGTATGCTTTAGATCTATTAGCAGAGTACACTAACGATGATGTTATATTGGAACTGGATGTATTCTGGGCCGCCTATGCAGGAGTAGATCCCCTTACTTACATTAAAAGGTTAGGCAAGAAAATCGAGCTGATTCATATGAAGCAGATTAACGAAGCAAAAGAAAATGTTGATATGTCTGAAGGCTGCATTGATATGAAAGCAATCAAAGACACAGCAGAATATGCAACTCACTTTGTACTGGAACATGAGGAATATGACAAACCTATTTGGGACAGCATTAAAAATGACTATGATTTCTTAAGCCAGATATAA
- a CDS encoding acyltransferase, with protein sequence MEEGTKKERYVYIDNLRLLMIVFVVIMHLAVTYSGMGGWYVIESKELGAFQTAFFGLYQSFTQAYFMGFLFLISGYFVKNSYDKKGFGQFIYERFVRLGIPTLIYMLLINPFIMIVYLGYRGEGEGILKAYIHYITGFQFIGSSGPLWFAFALFIFNTVYACLRKGIKLQEKREKELPGRNAAVQVIFLIAVCTFLIRLIQPVGTSILNMQLCYFAQYIILFIAGITAGKYRWFSKLTYRDGRKWLFAALVPGIVCWGIMMIAGGALDGKQDLLNGGWYWQSAVYALWESFTAVAMSIGLLAVFREKYNRQSRLVKTLSDNSFAVYMFHPLIIIPITFALTALPADPVIKFLMACILGVPVSFLCTNYIFRRIPILNRVL encoded by the coding sequence ATGGAAGAAGGCACCAAGAAAGAGAGATATGTATACATCGATAATCTAAGATTATTAATGATTGTTTTTGTCGTAATAATGCATTTGGCGGTTACTTATAGCGGAATGGGCGGTTGGTACGTGATAGAATCAAAAGAGCTGGGCGCATTCCAGACTGCATTTTTTGGACTTTATCAATCCTTTACTCAAGCTTATTTTATGGGATTCTTATTTTTAATATCTGGTTATTTTGTTAAGAACTCTTATGATAAGAAAGGCTTTGGGCAGTTTATTTATGAACGATTTGTACGGTTGGGAATACCCACTCTGATCTATATGCTTCTTATCAATCCATTTATAATGATTGTTTATTTAGGTTATCGGGGGGAAGGAGAGGGCATTCTAAAAGCCTATATTCATTATATAACAGGCTTTCAGTTTATCGGTTCAAGCGGGCCGCTTTGGTTTGCTTTTGCATTATTTATTTTTAATACTGTTTATGCCTGTCTGCGTAAAGGAATAAAGTTACAGGAAAAAAGAGAGAAGGAGCTGCCGGGCAGAAACGCGGCTGTTCAAGTTATTTTTTTGATTGCAGTCTGTACATTTCTAATAAGGTTGATACAACCGGTGGGCACTAGTATTCTAAATATGCAGCTATGCTATTTTGCTCAATATATTATATTATTCATTGCAGGAATAACAGCAGGGAAATATAGATGGTTTTCAAAACTTACATATCGTGACGGACGTAAATGGCTTTTTGCAGCATTAGTTCCTGGAATTGTATGCTGGGGTATCATGATGATTGCTGGTGGAGCTTTAGATGGGAAACAAGATTTATTGAATGGAGGCTGGTACTGGCAGAGTGCGGTGTATGCATTATGGGAATCCTTCACGGCAGTGGCAATGTCAATTGGGCTTCTTGCTGTATTTCGGGAAAAGTACAATAGACAATCAAGATTGGTAAAAACACTCTCGGATAACTCTTTTGCAGTTTATATGTTTCATCCGTTAATTATTATACCGATTACGTTTGCTCTAACAGCTCTACCAGCAGATCCGGTAATCAAATTTCTGATGGCTTGTATTCTTGGGGTTCCTGTAAGTTTCCTCTGTACCAATTATATATTCAGAAGGATACCAATATTAAATAGAGTTTTATAA